A DNA window from Hydractinia symbiolongicarpus strain clone_291-10 chromosome 6, HSymV2.1, whole genome shotgun sequence contains the following coding sequences:
- the LOC130647272 gene encoding hydroxymethylglutaryl-CoA lyase, mitochondrial-like, translating into MAFIRRTLKKFYPRNFKFHQLRFLNDDYVKIVEVGPRDGLQNEKAIISTDVKVEFINKLSNTGLSVIEATSFVSPKWVPQFADNKEIMSKIERKKNVSYPVLVPNIKGFQSAVEVDVKEIAIFGAASEVFTKKNINCTIEESLRRFKDVCVAAQNKNIKIRGYVSCVVGCPYEGDVDSSVVLKIAKELLKMGCYEISLGDTVGIGTSESTAKMLKCVLEAIPSEKLAIHCHDTYGRALSNIETALEMGLRVVDSSVYGLGGCPYAKGASGNVATEKVVQYLHTNGMETGVDMNLITNVGKWISQYVSKHD; encoded by the exons ATGGCCTTTATCAGAcgtactttaaaaaaattttacccAAGAAATTTCAAG TTTCATCAACTTCGATTTCTCAATGACGATTATGTGAAGATTGTCGAAGTTGGACCAAGAGATGGCTTGCAAAATGAGAAG GCTATAATCAGCACAGATGTTAAAgtggaatttataaataaactttcGAACACTGGGTTGTCTGTAATAGAGGCAACTAGTTTTGTTTCGCCAAAATGGGTCCCTCAG ttTGCTGACAACAAAGAAATTATGAGCAAAATCGAAAGAAAGAAGAACGTATCATATCCAGTCTTGGTACCAAATATAAAAGGTTTTCAGTCTGCG GTAGAAGTTGATGTGAAAGAGATTGCAATATTTGGTGCTGCATCTGAAGTGTTTACCAAAAAGAACATCAACTGTACAATCGAAGAAAGTTTAAGACGATTCAAAGACGTTTGTGTGGCggcacaaaacaaaaacatcaaaattagaGG ATATGTGTCATGTGTGGTGGGTTGTCCGTATGAAGGTGATGTCGATTCTTCTGTCGTGTTGAAG ATAGCAaaagagcttttaaaaatgGGTTGTTATGAAATTTCTCTTGGTGACACTGTAGGGATAGGCACCTCAG AATCTACTGCAAAAATGCTGAAATGCGTATTAGAAGCAATTCCATCCGAGAAACTAGCCATTCATTGTCACGATACCTATGGAAGAGCCTTATCAAATATTGAAACGGCTTTAGaa ATGGGGTTAAGAGTAGTGGACAGTTCTGTGTATGGTCTTGGTGGCTGTCCGTACGCAAAAGGTGCATCTGGTAACGTTGCAACTGAAAAAGTGGTGCAGTATCTTCATACAAATGGAATGGAAACC GGTGTTGATATGAACCTCATAACGAATGTAGGTAAATGGATATCTCAATATGTCAGTAAACATGACTGA